A region of the Streptobacillus ratti genome:
ATTGTCCATTGATTTTATTATAACTATTGTTTCTTGTAATCCTCTTCTTTTTAAAATTAAATCGCCTTTAACTTTTCCGTTTTGTAAATTGACATTTAACATAGAATCTTTTTTTATTTTTTCTAATTCTTCTTTTTTAAATATTCTGCCACTCTCAGTTACTACTAAATTTCCAATAATTTCTTTATTATTATCTATCCTACCTTTAACTACTCCAAGTTTAACCTCTTCTCCCTCTATCTTACCAAAATTTTGAAAATTTAAATTTGATACTCCTGATCTTATATCAACATCACCCTTAATTATTCCAGTATTTACAAAATTTAATCCTTTACGTGTTCCTATTGTTACTTTTCCAGATACTTCCCCCTCATTCTTATAGTTTACACCTGCATAAGAATAAATATTAATATCATCATGTTTTCCCGTACTTCTATTTATTATACTTCCACCTTTTTTCAAAAGCATTTCAACAGTTTTTTCTATTGTTCCAGCATTATCTAATACTCCTAATTCTTGTGCTATAAAAGTCATTGATTTATAGTAATTCCTAGCTGTAAGTAAAGCTCCTTTTGAATTTTTAAAATATACATATTTCCCTATTAATGATACTGCATTTACATTATCTGCCGTCCCAATTAAATTCTTATTATTAGTTACATGAATTAAATTGGTAAAATCATGGTTATGTAAACTTGTGATTACCTCAGCTCTACTAGAAAGAGTTGCATTATTAACTATTTTAACACTGTTTGGCTTACCGTTAGAATATACTACATATGATGTTGGGGTTGAATAATCTGCATTAAATGTAAGACTTACTTTTTCATTAGTATCTATATGCACAGATCCAGCTTCATTTTTTACTAATTCTCTATCATACTTCATTTGTGATTCTATCTCATTAATCTTTCTTATATCCTCATCTATTTTTTCATCTATGGACTCTGCATTAGCAATCTTTGACATTATCATTAAAAAAATGAACAAAGAAATATATTTTTTTCTACTCATTTGCTTACCTTTCCTCAATAAAATATTTTTCAATATTAAAATCAATGAAAACATATATTTTATCTGAATAATTGAGCAAATTATACCCCCCCCCCATTCTTTTTTGTCAATGGTTAAATAATAATTTTTTCACAAAACAAAGTATATTCAAAGATTAGCATTTTTTTTCATAAAAAAAATCAAAAAAATCGTGGTATGTACCTGTCAATAGTTAAGTAAATTTTTTTCACAATTCAAAGATTTTTCAAAGAAAATATAATATGAATTATAAGGAAAGGGATATAGGGAAATATTTTATGTGATTTTTTTATTTAATGGTCGGTGTTATAAAAGCCACAAAAAAATTTCTGTGGCTTTATACTAAAATCCGTTATTTTTATTTAATTCATTAAACCAATAACCTGATTTCTTTATATATCTTTTTGATGTTTTTAAATCAAGTTCTATTAATCCATATCTATTCTTATATGAATTTAACCATGACCAACAATCAATTGCAGTCCATACTAAATATCCCTTACAATTTGCACCTTCAGTTATCCCTTTATGTAACCACTCTAAGTGTTCTTTAAAGAACTCTATTCTATAGTCATCATGTATCATATCCCCTACTTTATATTTTTCTTCTCCCTCAACACCCATACCATTTTCTGCAACAAACCACGGTATATTTCCATAATTTTCTTTTATATTCACTGCTATATCATAAAGACCTTTAGGGTAAATCTCCCACCCTCTATGAGGATTCATTCTTCTTCCTGGCATTATGAAATGTTCATAATAATATTCTGGCATAAATGGTGCCTCATCATTAGGCTTAGAATCTCTTGCTTTAACTCTTAATGGTTGATAATAGTTAATACCTAATATATCCACCTTATTATTTTTAATTATTTCTAATTCCTCATTATTATATTCAGGTAAAAGTTCATGTTTTTTTATAAGGTCTATCAATTCAACATCATATTCTCCTTTTACGGCTGGATCAAGAAAACTTTTATTAGCAAATAATTCAGCTATTCTTGATGCTTTTAAATCACTTGAATGATTACTTCTTGGATAAGCTGGTGTTAAATTTAATATTATTCCTATTTGCCCATCTTTTATTACTTCTTTAAATTCCTTTATTGCCTTAGCTGAGGCAAGTGCCAAATTATATCCTACCTGAACTGCTTTTTTAGGGTCAACTTCCATAGGATAATGATATTGTTTTAAATACCCACATTCTACAGATACTATAGGTTCATTAAAAGTAAACCAAGTCTTAACTATATCTCCAAATAATTCAAAACAAGTTCTTGCATATTTAGCATAAGCATCAACTACTTCTTTACTTGCAAA
Encoded here:
- a CDS encoding glycoside hydrolase family 1 protein → MIKFPKNFYWGSSISAEQSEGRFEGDCKGFTTWDKFFEIEPYKFHNQIGPQTTTSMYKYFLEDIKLLKATGHNTFRTSISWSRLFPNGIGEINEEAVKFYRTYFSALKDNGIEPFVNLSHFDTPLLLEEKFGGFASKEVVDAYAKYARTCFELFGDIVKTWFTFNEPIVSVECGYLKQYHYPMEVDPKKAVQVGYNLALASAKAIKEFKEVIKDGQIGIILNLTPAYPRSNHSSDLKASRIAELFANKSFLDPAVKGEYDVELIDLIKKHELLPEYNNEELEIIKNNKVDILGINYYQPLRVKARDSKPNDEAPFMPEYYYEHFIMPGRRMNPHRGWEIYPKGLYDIAVNIKENYGNIPWFVAENGMGVEGEEKYKVGDMIHDDYRIEFFKEHLEWLHKGITEGANCKGYLVWTAIDCWSWLNSYKNRYGLIELDLKTSKRYIKKSGYWFNELNKNNGF